Proteins encoded by one window of Armigeres subalbatus isolate Guangzhou_Male unplaced genomic scaffold, GZ_Asu_2 Contig1981, whole genome shotgun sequence:
- the LOC134203598 gene encoding protein artemis-like, with the protein MHFSTSFIYYDPFLLLTFLRQLKMSTFSGFFAEIPGISADRFEEVNRVQSRVFFLSHCHMDHMQGLHLEDALPGPLYASPISGVFLKHRFPHITETVRSIEIGDTMSISLESTEDNQTPQEVQVTAIPAGHCPGSIMFLFQTNSHKVLYTGDFRLSPKDLRNIIPLRNLTLDVVYLDTTFFLPHYLHFPSQTESLSKLIDLCQEWLSSNPQNVITLKLPALYGSEFLFMELSRRLGHKIHVKQEELRCYRFLASLDNAVTAHHVTETRIHACQGTRSDQYWKLPCRPTLHEKHIRVIRPSALRWRRLKPDDPIHRRLRNDREEYSVCYSNHASYGELEDFLQYLRPRAVRFNVLWKDDPGGIKMSQLLKDVCPWLGSQEECVSQSEESFKFDGIVYQRTDDKNKNKLIYDEDSDEDKAVIEHLPKRIRTMQEKAETD; encoded by the exons ATGCACTTTAGCACCAGCTTTATTTACTACGATCCGTTTCTTTTGTTGACCTTTTTACGGCAGTTAAAAATGAGTACTTTTTCCGGATTTTTCGCGGAAATTCCCGGCATATCCGCCGACCGTTTCGAAGAGGTGAATCGAGTGCAATCGCGCGTATTTTTCCTGtctcattgccacatggatCATATGCAAGGACTGCACCTGGAGGATGCGCTTCCAGGCCCGCTCTACGCCAGCCCGATTTCGGGTGTGTTCCTGAAGCACCGTTTTCCACATATAACCGAAACCGTCCGATCCATTGAAATCGGAG ACACCATGTCAATCAGTTTGGAATCGACCGAAGACAATCAAACCCCCCAAGAGGTGCAAGTTACAGCCATCCCAGCCGGACATTGTCCCGGCTCCATCATGTTTCTTTTCCAAACCAATAGCCACAAGGTGCTTTACACGGGTGACTTCCGCTTGTCACCTAAGGATCTCCGAAACATAATTCCCCTCCGGAATCTTACACTGGACGTTGTCTACCTGGACACCACCTTTTTCCTTCCGCATTATCTCCATTTCCCCTCCCAAACCGAAAGCCTGTCAAAACTAATCGACCTGTGCCAGGAATGGCTATCGAGTAATCCGCAGAACGTAATCACCCTTAAACTGCCCGCCCTGTACGGGTCCGAGTTCTTGTTCATGGAACTATCCCGCCGCCTGGGGCACAAAATCCATGTCAAACAAGAAGAGCTCCGATGCTACCGTTTCCTGGCCAGTTTGGATAATGCCGTCACAGCTCACCATGTCACCGAGACTCGGATTCACGCCTGCCAGGGAACGCGCTCCGATCAGTACTGGAAGTTGCCCTGTCGACCGACGTTGCATGAGAAGCATATTCGGGTGATACGTCCGTCGGCTCTGCGCTGGCGGCGGTTGAAACCAGACGACCCAATCCACAGAAGGTTGCGCAACGACAGGGAGGAGTACTCCGTCTGCTACTCGAATCACGCCAGCTACGGGGAGCTTGAGGACTTCCTGCAGTATCTTCGTCCGCGTGCTGTTCGGTTCAACGTGCTGTGGAAGGATGACCCGGGCGGAATTAAGATGAGTCAGCTGTTGAAGGATGTTTGTCCGTGGCTTGGTAGTCAAGAGGAATGTGTGAGTCAATCAGAGGAATCTTTTAAATTCGATGGAATCGTGTATCAACGGACGgatgataaaaacaaaaacaagctGATCTACGATGAAGACAGCGACGAGGATAAAGCTGTGATAGAACATTTGCCTAAAAGGATTCGCACAATGCAAGAGAAAGCAGAAACCGATTAA
- the LOC134203592 gene encoding 26S proteasome regulatory subunit 8 produces the protein MTNSSKMEVDSQKGEGFRSYYIQKIEELQLIVAEKNQNLRRLQAQRNELNAKVRMLREELQLLQEQGSYVGEVVKPMDKKKVLVKVHPEGKFVVDIDKNIDINDVTPNCRVALRNESYTLHKILPNKVDPLVSLMMVEKVPDSTYEMVGGLDKQIKEIKEVIELPVKHPELFDALGIAQPKGVLLYGPPGTGKTLLARAVAHHTECTFIRVSGSELVQKFIGEGSRMVRELFVMAREHAPSIIFMDEIDSIGSSRIESGSGGDSEVQRTMLELLNQLDGFEATKNIKVIMATNRIDILDPALLRPGRIDRKIEFPPPNEEARLDILKIHSRKMNLTRGINLRKIAELMPGASGAEVKGVCTEAGMYALRERRVHVTQEDFEMAVAKVMQKDSEKNMSIKKLWK, from the exons ATGGAGGTGGACTCCCAAAAGGGGGAAGGCTTCCGTTCGTACTACATCCAAAAGATTGAAGAACTGCAGTTGATTGTGGCGGAAAAGAACCAAAATTTGCGCCGCTTGCAAGCGCAGCGTAATGAGTTAAACGCCAAGGTTCGTATGCTGCGAGAGGAGTTGCAGTTGCTGCAGGAGCAGGGCAGCTACGTGGGTGAGGTTGTAAAGCCCATGGACAAAAAGAAGGTACTGGTCAAGGTGCACCCGGAGGGTAAATTTGTGGTTGATATTGATAAGAACATCGATATCAACGATGTGACTCCGAACTGTCGGGTGGCCCTGAGGAACGAAAGCTACACGCTGCACAAAATTCTGCCGAACAAGGTCGATCCATTGGTGTCGCTTATGATGGTGGAGAAGGTCCCGGATTCGACCTACGAGATGGTCGGTGGATTGGATAAGCAGATAAAGGAGATCAAGGAGGTGATTGAACTGCCGGTGAAGCATCCTGAGCTGTTTGATGCGTTGGGTATTGCGCAACCGAAGGGGGTTTTACTGTACGGGCCGCCGGGAACGGGTAAGACGCTGCTGGCCCGAGCCGTGGCTCATCATACGGAATGTACGTTCATTCGCGTTTCCGGATCGGAATTGGTACAGAAGTTTATCGGCGAAGGCTCTCGTATGGTGCGCGAACTGTTCGTAATGGCTAG AGAGCATGCTCCCTCGATTATCTTTATGGATGAAATCGATTCCATTGGATCGTCACGTATTGAGAGCGGTAGCGGAGGCGACTCGGAAGTGCAGCGAACTATGCTGGAATTGTTGAATCAGCTGGATGGGTTTGAGGCCACCAAAAACATCAAAGTCATCATGGCTACTAATCGTATCGATATTTTGGATCCGGCCCTGCTGCGTCCCGGTCGTATCGATCGTAAGATTGAATTCCCGCCACCAAATGAGGAAGCTCGATTGGACATTCTGAAGATTCACTCGCGGAAGATGAATCTAACGCGTGGTATCAACCTGCGCAAGATTGCCGAACTGATGCCGGGTGCTTCCGGAGCCGAGGTGAAAGGAGTATGTACAGAGGCGGGAATGTACGCCCTCCGAGAGCGCCGTGTTCATGTCACGCAGGAGGACTTTGAGATGGCAGTCGCTAAGGTGATGCAGAAGGACTCCGAGAAGAACATGTCGATCAAGAAGCTCTGGAAGTAG